The Paracoccus sp. MA genome contains a region encoding:
- a CDS encoding YdcH family protein — protein MAAPHAIHEEFPNDTARIHELKVSDAHFARLLAEYDEVNDQVAGAESRHTPMSEEAETALRKQRAALKDEIARMLAGASA, from the coding sequence ATGGCAGCACCCCACGCCATCCACGAGGAATTTCCGAACGATACGGCGCGCATTCACGAGCTGAAGGTCTCGGACGCGCATTTCGCCCGCCTGCTGGCGGAATATGACGAGGTGAACGACCAGGTGGCGGGCGCCGAAAGCCGCCACACCCCGATGTCGGAAGAGGCGGAGACCGCCCTGCGCAAGCAGCGCGCCGCGCTGAAGGACGAGATCGCCCGCATGCTGGCCGGCGCCAGCGCCTGA
- a CDS encoding DUF599 domain-containing protein has protein sequence MNPNSSPIAPLVLGPLSPADLAALLWLFLAWFGIGWITERPPRRHPSVSVLMKAYRREWMRQFITRDPRIFDSNILTTLREGTAFFASACLIAVGGGLALIGNTDQLAGVARQFDLGHVPALKWEIKIVVVLFFVANALLRFVWSHRLFGYCAIIMASVPNEPEDPRAMPLAMQAADINITAAKSFNSGLRCVYFALGALGWLAGPLGLFLATSYVLFISWRREFASHSRRALLQLVPGETGPLPGEAEGDQPRR, from the coding sequence ATGAATCCGAACTCATCCCCGATCGCGCCCCTGGTGCTGGGCCCCCTGTCGCCGGCGGATCTCGCCGCATTGCTCTGGCTTTTCCTGGCCTGGTTCGGCATCGGCTGGATCACCGAGCGCCCGCCGCGCCGCCATCCCTCGGTCTCGGTGCTGATGAAGGCCTATCGCCGCGAGTGGATGCGACAATTCATCACACGCGACCCGCGCATCTTCGACAGCAATATCCTGACGACGCTGCGCGAGGGGACCGCCTTCTTCGCCTCGGCCTGCCTGATCGCGGTGGGCGGCGGGCTGGCGCTGATCGGCAATACCGACCAGCTTGCCGGAGTGGCGCGCCAGTTCGACCTGGGCCATGTCCCGGCGCTGAAATGGGAAATCAAGATCGTCGTGGTGCTGTTCTTCGTGGCCAACGCGCTCTTGCGCTTCGTCTGGTCGCACCGGCTGTTCGGCTATTGCGCGATCATCATGGCCTCGGTCCCGAACGAGCCCGAGGACCCGCGCGCCATGCCGCTGGCCATGCAGGCCGCCGACATCAACATCACCGCGGCGAAAAGCTTCAACTCGGGGCTGCGCTGCGTCTATTTCGCGCTGGGAGCGCTCGGCTGGCTGGCGGGGCCGCTGGGCCTGTTCCTGGCCACCAGCTATGTGCTCTTCATCTCGTGGCGGCGGGAATTCGCCTCACACTCGCGCCGGGCGCTCCTGCAGCTGGTGCCCGGCGAGACGGGCCCGCTGCCAGGCGAGGCCGAGGGCGACCAGCCCCGCCGCTGA
- a CDS encoding MFS transporter: MPPQPNLKLAILALGLGAFAIGTSEFAAMGLLPWYAGDLGITEPQAGHVVSAYALGVVVGAPVTSILGARLPRRRYLAALIAVYGAMNLLAAVLPGYGTLVGTRFLAGLPHGGFLGVAMLFAADALPREQRAKGVTQVLLGLTIANIAGVPLAGILGQGFGWRWGFALPGVLALLAGWLILRLAPRVGAPKDARPFDELKALGNPAVVLILLVGAIGFGGLFAVYSYLSAAILATTQPPGWAIPATLSAFGIGGTLGSIVAARLTMRYGSWGAALQLMLFMAAAQAFAAYAVGDWVLMLASSVALGLGSGMVVPLQTRLMDVAGRAQSMAAAMNHAAFNAANALGPWLAGLALSAGWGWRSSGVVAVALSAAGLVALGLAWQRARLAGHQLQERPARV; the protein is encoded by the coding sequence ATGCCGCCGCAGCCGAATCTCAAGCTTGCCATTCTTGCCCTTGGTCTTGGCGCTTTCGCCATCGGAACATCGGAATTCGCCGCCATGGGGCTTCTGCCCTGGTATGCCGGCGATCTCGGCATCACCGAGCCGCAGGCGGGCCATGTGGTGTCCGCCTATGCGCTGGGCGTGGTGGTGGGCGCGCCGGTCACCTCGATCCTGGGCGCCCGGCTGCCGCGGCGGCGCTATCTGGCGGCGCTGATCGCGGTCTATGGCGCGATGAACCTGCTGGCGGCGGTGTTGCCGGGCTATGGCACGCTGGTCGGCACGCGCTTCCTGGCCGGGCTGCCGCATGGCGGCTTCCTGGGCGTGGCCATGCTGTTCGCCGCCGATGCCCTGCCCCGCGAGCAGCGTGCCAAGGGGGTGACTCAGGTGCTTCTGGGCCTGACCATCGCCAATATCGCCGGGGTGCCGCTGGCCGGCATCCTGGGGCAGGGCTTCGGCTGGCGCTGGGGCTTCGCGCTGCCGGGCGTGCTGGCGCTGCTGGCCGGCTGGCTGATCCTGCGGCTGGCGCCGCGGGTCGGCGCGCCGAAGGACGCGCGGCCGTTTGACGAGCTCAAGGCGCTGGGAAATCCGGCGGTGGTGCTGATCCTGCTGGTCGGGGCCATCGGCTTCGGCGGGCTGTTTGCGGTCTATTCCTATCTCTCGGCCGCGATCCTGGCGACGACGCAGCCGCCGGGCTGGGCGATTCCGGCCACGCTTTCGGCCTTCGGCATCGGCGGCACCCTGGGCAGCATCGTCGCGGCGCGGCTGACCATGCGCTATGGCAGCTGGGGCGCGGCGTTGCAGCTGATGCTGTTCATGGCGGCGGCGCAGGCTTTCGCGGCCTATGCGGTGGGCGACTGGGTGCTGATGCTGGCATCCTCGGTCGCGCTGGGGCTGGGCTCGGGCATGGTGGTGCCGCTGCAGACCCGGCTGATGGACGTGGCAGGCCGGGCGCAGAGCATGGCCGCCGCGATGAATCACGCCGCCTTCAACGCCGCCAATGCGCTGGGGCCCTGGCTGGCGGGCCTGGCGCTGTCGGCGGGCTGGGGCTGGCGTTCTTCGGGCGTGGTGGCGGTGGCGCTGTCAGCGGCGGGGCTGGTCGCCCTCGGCCTCGCCTGGCAGCGGGCCCGTCTCGCCGGGCACCAGCTGCAGGAGCGCCCGGCGCGAGTGTGA
- a CDS encoding crotonase/enoyl-CoA hydratase family protein, whose translation MMETIRIDTDARGVAHLWLARADKHNALSAQMIRELTEAARALGADPAVRVVVLAAEGKSFCAGGDLGWMQEQMRADAETRRAGARELAMMLNALNTLPKPLIGRVQGNAFGGGIGMISVCDLAVAVPEARFGLTETRLGLIPATIGPYVLARMGEDKARRVFMSARLFGAEEAMRLNLLASLADAETLDAAVEAEVVPYLSCAPGAVAAAKRLIRRLGPPVGEAEIEASIQALVDVWEGDEAPEGIAAFFDRRKPRWQSG comes from the coding sequence ATGATGGAGACGATCCGCATCGATACCGACGCCCGCGGCGTGGCGCATCTGTGGCTGGCGCGCGCGGACAAGCACAATGCGTTGTCGGCGCAGATGATCCGCGAATTGACCGAAGCCGCCCGGGCGCTCGGCGCCGATCCGGCGGTGCGCGTCGTGGTGCTGGCGGCCGAGGGCAAGAGCTTCTGCGCCGGCGGCGATCTGGGCTGGATGCAGGAGCAGATGCGCGCCGATGCCGAGACCCGCCGGGCCGGCGCCCGCGAGCTCGCCATGATGCTGAACGCGCTGAACACCCTGCCGAAACCGCTGATCGGCCGGGTGCAGGGCAACGCCTTCGGCGGCGGCATCGGCATGATCTCGGTCTGCGACCTGGCCGTGGCGGTGCCCGAGGCGCGCTTCGGCCTGACCGAGACGCGGCTCGGCCTGATCCCCGCCACCATCGGCCCCTATGTTCTGGCGCGGATGGGCGAGGACAAGGCGCGGCGCGTCTTCATGTCCGCCCGCCTCTTCGGCGCCGAGGAGGCGATGCGGCTGAACCTGCTGGCAAGCCTTGCCGATGCCGAGACCCTGGACGCGGCCGTCGAGGCCGAGGTGGTGCCCTATCTCTCCTGCGCCCCCGGCGCGGTGGCGGCGGCCAAGCGCCTGATCCGCCGCCTCGGCCCCCCCGTCGGCGAGGCCGAGATCGAGGCCAGCATCCAGGCCCTCGTCGATGTCTGGGAGGGCGACGAGGCGCCCGAGGGCATCGCCGCCTTCTTCGACAGGCGCAAGCCGCGCTGGCAGTCCGGCTGA
- a CDS encoding hydroxymethylglutaryl-CoA lyase — translation MSRVEIFEVGPRDGLQNEKRPIPAAEKIALVDLLSQAGFRRIEVTSFVPPKWVPQMADAAEVMAGIARRPGIRYAVLTPNLRGYEAARAAGADEVAIFASASEGFSRANLNASIAESLERFAPVAEAARADGIPLRGYVSVVTDCPFDGPVPPANVARVAAALRDMGCYEVSLGDTIGQGRPETIDAMLSAVLQELPPDRLAGHYHDTAGRALENIDASLARGLRVFDAAVGGLGGCPYAPGAAGNVATEKVAAHLAAQGHDTGLDLAVVDEAAAMARAMRGGA, via the coding sequence ATGTCCCGGGTTGAGATCTTCGAAGTCGGCCCGCGCGACGGGCTGCAGAACGAAAAGCGCCCGATCCCGGCGGCGGAAAAGATCGCGCTGGTCGACCTGCTGTCGCAGGCCGGCTTCCGGCGCATCGAGGTGACCAGCTTCGTGCCGCCGAAATGGGTGCCGCAGATGGCTGATGCGGCCGAGGTCATGGCCGGCATCGCCCGCCGGCCCGGCATCCGCTACGCGGTGCTGACCCCGAACCTGCGCGGCTACGAGGCGGCGCGCGCGGCCGGCGCCGACGAGGTGGCGATCTTCGCCTCGGCCTCGGAAGGCTTCTCGCGCGCCAACCTGAACGCCAGCATCGCCGAAAGCCTGGAACGCTTCGCCCCGGTGGCCGAGGCGGCGCGGGCCGACGGCATTCCGCTGCGCGGCTATGTCTCGGTGGTGACGGATTGCCCCTTCGACGGGCCGGTGCCGCCCGCGAATGTCGCCCGCGTCGCGGCCGCCCTGCGCGACATGGGCTGCTACGAGGTCAGCCTGGGCGACACCATCGGCCAGGGCCGGCCCGAGACCATCGACGCCATGCTCTCCGCCGTGCTGCAGGAACTGCCGCCCGACAGGCTGGCCGGCCATTACCACGACACCGCCGGCCGGGCGCTGGAGAATATCGACGCGAGCCTGGCGCGCGGGCTGCGGGTCTTCGACGCCGCTGTGGGGGGCCTGGGCGGCTGCCCCTATGCGCCGGGCGCCGCCGGCAATGTCGCGACGGAAAAGGTCGCCGCGCATCTGGCCGCGCAGGGCCACGACACCGGGCTCGACCTCGCGGTGGTCGACGAGGCCGCCGCCATGGCGCGCGCGATGAGAGGAGGAGCATGA
- a CDS encoding glutathione S-transferase family protein — protein sequence MILHHVPGSRSMRVLWLIEELGLDCELRLWSLTDGGLRSPEFRALSPAGRIPALEVDGRAIFESGAILQYLTEREGRLAPKPGEPERGDFLEWVHFAETQANILQALNIHHIFLRPESARSIPLMRLDTKRLAVTARALDDHLAGRETLLSGFSAADCMLGFNIEALFRFLPAADHPALAAYRDRMTARPAYRRAATRAGGDAIYDRDFYEVPDVPG from the coding sequence ATGATCCTGCATCACGTGCCCGGCTCGCGCTCGATGCGCGTGCTCTGGCTGATCGAGGAACTGGGGCTCGATTGCGAATTGCGGCTCTGGTCGCTGACCGATGGCGGCCTGCGCAGTCCCGAATTCCGCGCCCTGTCGCCGGCCGGCCGCATCCCGGCGCTGGAGGTGGACGGCCGCGCCATCTTCGAATCCGGCGCCATCCTGCAATACCTGACCGAGCGCGAGGGCAGGCTGGCCCCGAAACCCGGCGAGCCCGAGCGCGGCGATTTCCTGGAATGGGTGCATTTCGCCGAGACGCAGGCGAATATCCTGCAGGCCCTGAACATCCACCATATCTTCCTGCGGCCCGAAAGCGCGCGCTCGATCCCGCTGATGCGCCTCGACACGAAACGGCTGGCCGTGACCGCCCGGGCGCTGGACGATCATCTGGCGGGGCGCGAGACGCTGCTCTCCGGGTTTTCCGCCGCCGATTGCATGCTGGGCTTCAATATCGAGGCGCTGTTCCGCTTCCTGCCCGCCGCCGACCACCCGGCGCTGGCGGCCTATCGCGACCGCATGACGGCGCGCCCCGCCTATCGCCGCGCCGCCACCCGCGCCGGGGGCGACGCGATCTATGACCGCGATTTCTACGAGGTGCCCGATGTCCCGGGTTGA
- a CDS encoding biotin carboxylase N-terminal domain-containing protein, translating to MFQKILIANRGEIACRVIDTARKLGVRTAAVYSEADRGARHVAMADEAVPIGGPAPRDSYLRGDVIIQAARETGAQAIHPGYGFLSENPDFVDAVNAAGLVFIGPSAQAIRKMGLKDAAKALMAEAGVPVVPGYHGENQEAEHLQAQADAIGYPVLIKAVAGGGGKGMRLVERARDFPAALHSAQGEAATAFGNPAVLIEKYIRQPRHIEVQVFGDGTRALHLFERDCSLQRRHQKVIEEAPAPGMTPEMRAAMGAAATRAAEAIGYAGAGTVEFIVDGSQGLRPDGFWFMEMNTRLQVEHPVTELITGVDLVEWQLRVASGESLPARQEDLTITGHAFEARLYAEDVPAGFLPATGTLAHLRFPDHARIETGVRPGDTISPWYDPMIAKIVTHGATRAIALRALESALVDTEVAGSVTNVDFLIALTRHEGFGKGEVDTGLIARDLQALVAAAEPDPRAKALAVLGLAGLDDPRIRGGITLWQPLRRTIAWEGGEAVLEVLGPGAARVTLEGSTHEIGYEGGRWWVDGSPRRSRIVNHAAGSSVFGGRSLTLAPLDPLARGGEEAGGGMTLSPMPGLVKAIFVEPGQEVAAGEPLAILEAMKMEHTLTAARAGKVAEVLAAAGDQVEAGAALIRLEEEEDA from the coding sequence ATGTTCCAGAAGATCCTGATCGCCAACCGCGGCGAGATCGCCTGCCGGGTCATCGACACCGCCCGCAAGCTGGGCGTGCGGACCGCCGCGGTCTATTCCGAGGCCGACCGCGGCGCGCGCCACGTCGCCATGGCCGACGAGGCCGTTCCCATCGGCGGCCCGGCGCCCCGGGACAGCTACCTGCGCGGCGACGTCATCATCCAGGCCGCGCGCGAGACCGGCGCGCAGGCCATCCATCCCGGCTATGGCTTCCTCAGCGAGAACCCGGATTTCGTCGATGCGGTGAATGCGGCGGGTCTGGTCTTCATCGGCCCCTCGGCGCAGGCGATCCGCAAGATGGGCCTCAAGGACGCGGCCAAGGCGCTGATGGCCGAGGCCGGCGTGCCGGTCGTGCCGGGCTATCACGGCGAGAACCAGGAGGCGGAGCACCTCCAGGCCCAGGCCGACGCGATCGGCTATCCGGTGCTGATCAAGGCTGTGGCCGGCGGCGGCGGCAAGGGCATGCGGCTGGTCGAGCGCGCGCGGGATTTCCCCGCCGCGCTGCACTCCGCGCAGGGCGAGGCCGCCACCGCCTTCGGCAACCCGGCGGTTCTGATCGAGAAATACATCCGGCAGCCGCGCCATATCGAGGTGCAGGTCTTCGGCGACGGGACCCGCGCGCTGCACCTGTTCGAACGCGACTGTTCGCTTCAACGCCGCCACCAGAAGGTGATCGAGGAAGCCCCGGCCCCCGGCATGACCCCCGAGATGCGGGCCGCCATGGGCGCGGCCGCCACCCGCGCCGCCGAGGCCATCGGCTATGCCGGCGCCGGCACCGTCGAATTCATCGTCGACGGCAGCCAGGGCCTGCGCCCCGACGGTTTCTGGTTCATGGAGATGAACACCCGCCTGCAGGTCGAGCATCCGGTGACCGAACTGATCACCGGCGTCGATCTGGTCGAATGGCAGCTGCGCGTCGCCAGCGGCGAGTCCCTGCCGGCGCGGCAGGAGGACCTGACCATCACCGGCCATGCCTTCGAGGCCCGGCTCTATGCCGAGGACGTGCCCGCGGGTTTCCTGCCCGCCACCGGAACCCTTGCGCATCTGCGCTTTCCCGACCATGCCCGGATCGAGACCGGGGTGCGGCCCGGCGACACCATCTCGCCCTGGTATGATCCGATGATCGCCAAGATCGTCACCCATGGCGCGACGCGCGCCATCGCGCTGCGGGCGCTGGAATCGGCGCTGGTCGATACCGAGGTGGCGGGCTCGGTCACCAATGTCGATTTCCTCATCGCGCTGACCCGGCACGAGGGTTTCGGCAAGGGCGAGGTCGATACCGGCCTGATCGCCCGCGACCTTCAGGCGCTGGTCGCCGCCGCCGAGCCCGATCCGCGGGCGAAGGCGCTGGCGGTCCTCGGCCTTGCCGGGCTCGACGATCCCCGGATCCGCGGCGGCATCACCCTCTGGCAGCCGCTGCGCCGCACCATCGCCTGGGAGGGCGGCGAGGCGGTGCTGGAGGTGCTCGGCCCCGGCGCCGCCCGCGTGACGCTGGAGGGCAGCACGCATGAGATCGGCTATGAGGGGGGGCGCTGGTGGGTCGACGGCAGCCCGCGCCGCTCGCGCATCGTCAACCATGCGGCGGGAAGCAGCGTCTTCGGCGGCCGCTCGCTGACGCTCGCCCCCCTCGACCCGCTGGCCCGCGGCGGCGAGGAGGCGGGCGGCGGCATGACGCTTTCGCCCATGCCCGGCCTCGTCAAGGCGATCTTCGTCGAGCCGGGGCAGGAGGTGGCGGCGGGCGAGCCTCTGGCGATCCTCGAGGCGATGAAGATGGAGCATACGCTGACCGCCGCCCGCGCGGGCAAGGTGGCCGAGGTGCTGGCGGCCGCCGGCGATCAGGTCGAGGCCGGCGCCGCCCTGATCCGGCTGGAGGAGGAAGAAGACGCATGA
- a CDS encoding O-acetyl-ADP-ribose deacetylase encodes MDRPRLTTLQGDITRLAMDAIVNAANRSLLGGGGVDGAIHRAAGPELLDECRSIGGCPTGEARITRGYALPARYVIHAVGPVWRGGGAEEDALLASAYRHSLLLAQAHDLARIAFPAISTGIYGFPADRAARIAVATILGHGAGLEVTLVGFDAASHATLRRAVDEARR; translated from the coding sequence ATGGACCGGCCCCGCCTCACCACCCTGCAGGGCGACATCACCCGCCTCGCCATGGACGCCATCGTCAACGCCGCCAATCGCAGCCTGCTGGGCGGCGGCGGGGTGGACGGCGCCATCCACCGCGCCGCCGGGCCCGAACTGCTCGACGAATGCCGCAGCATCGGCGGCTGCCCGACCGGCGAGGCCCGCATCACCCGCGGCTACGCCCTGCCGGCCCGCTACGTGATCCATGCCGTCGGCCCGGTCTGGCGGGGCGGCGGGGCGGAGGAGGACGCGCTGCTCGCCAGCGCCTATCGCCACAGCCTGCTCCTCGCCCAGGCCCATGACCTCGCCCGCATCGCCTTCCCGGCGATCTCGACCGGCATCTACGGCTTCCCGGCCGACCGCGCCGCCCGCATCGCCGTGGCCACCATCCTCGGCCACGGCGCCGGCCTCGAAGTCACGCTGGTCGGCTTCGACGCCGCCAGCCACGCCACGCTCCGCCGGGCGGTGGACGAGGCCCGCCGATGA
- a CDS encoding carboxyl transferase domain-containing protein: MKLGTSALPSSEAFRANRAAHLAMLDTVREAALAAAAGGGARAVERHVARGKMPPRERVANLLDPGSPFLEIGATAAHGMYDGAAPCAGVIAGIGRVHGQEVMVVANDATVKGGTYYPMTVKKHLRAQEIAEECQLPCVYLVDSGGANLPNQDEVFPDRDHFGRIFYNQARMSAKGIAQIAVVMGSCTAGGAYVPAMSDVTIIVRNQGTIFLAGPPLVRAATGEVVSAEDLGGGDVHTRLSGVADYLAEDDAHALALARRAIGNLNRSLPATVQWQSPEPPAHDPEEILGVVPADLKIPYDIREVIGRVVDGSRFDEFKARFGETLVTGFAHLEGCPIGIVANNGVIFSEAAQKGAHFIELCSMRGIPLVFLQNVTGFMVGRKYENEGIARHGAKMVTAVATTSVPKITMLVGGSFGAGNYGMAGRAYGPRFLWTWPNSRISVMGGEQAAGVLATVRREGIERQGGSWSPEEEAEFKRPTIEMFERQSHPLYASARLWDDGIIDPRKTRDILALSLRASLNAPIEPTRFGIFRM; the protein is encoded by the coding sequence ATGAAACTCGGCACCTCGGCCCTGCCGTCTTCGGAGGCCTTCCGCGCCAATCGCGCGGCGCATCTCGCCATGCTGGACACCGTGCGCGAGGCGGCGCTGGCCGCCGCAGCCGGGGGCGGCGCCCGGGCCGTCGAGCGTCATGTGGCGCGCGGCAAGATGCCGCCGCGCGAACGGGTGGCGAACCTGCTCGATCCCGGCTCGCCCTTCCTGGAGATCGGCGCCACGGCGGCGCATGGCATGTATGACGGCGCCGCGCCCTGTGCGGGCGTGATCGCCGGCATCGGCCGGGTGCATGGGCAAGAGGTGATGGTGGTGGCCAACGACGCCACGGTCAAGGGCGGCACCTATTACCCGATGACGGTGAAAAAGCACCTGCGCGCGCAGGAGATCGCCGAGGAATGCCAGCTGCCCTGCGTCTACCTGGTCGATTCCGGTGGCGCCAACCTGCCCAACCAGGACGAGGTCTTTCCCGACCGCGACCATTTCGGCCGCATCTTCTACAACCAGGCGCGGATGTCGGCCAAGGGCATCGCGCAGATCGCCGTGGTCATGGGCAGCTGCACGGCGGGCGGCGCCTATGTCCCGGCCATGTCCGACGTGACGATCATCGTCCGCAACCAGGGCACGATCTTCCTCGCCGGCCCGCCCTTGGTCCGGGCCGCGACGGGCGAGGTGGTCTCGGCCGAGGACCTGGGCGGCGGCGACGTGCACACCCGGCTTTCGGGCGTGGCCGACTACCTGGCCGAGGACGACGCCCATGCCCTCGCCCTCGCCCGCCGCGCCATCGGAAACCTCAACCGCAGCCTGCCCGCGACCGTGCAATGGCAATCCCCCGAGCCCCCGGCCCATGACCCCGAGGAGATCCTGGGCGTCGTCCCCGCCGACCTGAAGATCCCCTATGACATCCGCGAGGTGATCGGGCGCGTCGTGGACGGCTCGCGCTTCGACGAGTTCAAGGCCCGTTTCGGCGAGACGCTGGTGACGGGTTTCGCCCATCTGGAAGGCTGCCCCATCGGCATCGTCGCCAATAACGGCGTGATCTTCTCGGAAGCCGCGCAGAAGGGCGCGCATTTCATCGAACTCTGCTCGATGCGGGGGATTCCGCTGGTCTTCCTGCAGAACGTCACCGGCTTCATGGTCGGGCGCAAATACGAGAACGAGGGCATCGCCCGGCACGGCGCCAAGATGGTGACGGCGGTCGCCACCACCAGCGTGCCCAAGATCACCATGCTGGTCGGCGGCAGCTTCGGCGCCGGCAATTACGGCATGGCCGGCCGCGCCTACGGGCCGCGCTTCCTCTGGACCTGGCCCAATTCGCGCATCTCGGTGATGGGCGGCGAACAGGCGGCGGGCGTGCTCGCCACCGTGCGCCGCGAGGGGATCGAGCGCCAGGGCGGCAGCTGGTCGCCCGAGGAAGAGGCCGAGTTCAAGCGCCCCACCATCGAGATGTTCGAGCGCCAGTCGCACCCGCTCTATGCCTCGGCGCGGCTCTGGGACGACGGCATCATCGACCCGCGCAAGACCCGCGACATCCTCGCCCTCAGCCTGCGCGCCAGCCTCAACGCCCCGATCGAGCCGACCCGCTTCGGCATCTTCCGGATGTGA
- a CDS encoding OmpW family protein, translating to MRQKLALAAALAALASPALAQSQGEWTLGFGIAHVNPKSDNGDLAGGAYPTSIGDSTRPSITFEYFIRDNIGIEVLGALPFKHSIRSNGTEIGTVKHLPPVVSLQYHFDATPQFKPFVGLGVNFTGFWDGDARGPLAGSDLRVKNSWGLAAHAGADYWINDRAAIRADLRWIDINADVELNGAKIGEVEVDPVVAGISYVMKF from the coding sequence ATGAGACAGAAGCTTGCCCTCGCCGCGGCGCTCGCCGCGCTGGCCTCGCCCGCGCTGGCGCAATCGCAAGGGGAATGGACGCTTGGCTTCGGGATCGCGCATGTGAATCCCAAATCCGACAACGGCGACCTCGCCGGCGGCGCCTATCCGACCAGCATCGGCGACAGCACCCGTCCCAGCATCACCTTCGAATATTTCATCCGCGACAATATCGGCATCGAGGTGCTGGGCGCCCTGCCCTTCAAGCACTCGATCCGGTCGAACGGCACCGAGATCGGCACGGTGAAGCACCTGCCGCCGGTCGTCTCGCTGCAATACCATTTCGACGCGACGCCGCAATTCAAGCCCTTCGTTGGCCTGGGCGTGAACTTCACCGGCTTCTGGGACGGCGACGCCAGGGGGCCGCTGGCCGGTTCCGACCTGCGGGTCAAGAACAGCTGGGGCCTGGCCGCCCATGCCGGTGCCGATTACTGGATCAACGACCGGGCGGCGATCCGCGCCGACCTGCGCTGGATCGACATCAATGCCGATGTCGAGCTGAACGGCGCCAAGATCGGCGAGGTCGAGGTCGATCCGGTCGTCGCCGGTATCAGCTATGTGATGAAGTTCTAG
- a CDS encoding lysozyme inhibitor LprI family protein, whose protein sequence is MKRLAGCALALLLAAPCFAGDASGFDPAAIDRCLGAASTQGARADCAGTGMEACLDYARGKYTGDDPDFPMANCLDASHQAWEAKLTGVYEAALKTQGEKGADPQESLRQAERSWLQFREDLCNQARDAAAEGKGDLARTRCIRDETARQVALLMALGSAE, encoded by the coding sequence ATGAAGCGCCTGGCCGGATGCGCCCTGGCCCTGCTGCTGGCGGCGCCATGCTTCGCCGGCGATGCCTCGGGCTTCGACCCCGCCGCCATCGACCGATGCCTTGGCGCTGCCTCGACCCAGGGCGCCCGCGCCGATTGCGCCGGGACCGGCATGGAAGCCTGTCTCGACTATGCGCGCGGCAAATATACCGGCGACGACCCGGATTTCCCGATGGCCAACTGTCTCGACGCCTCGCATCAGGCTTGGGAGGCGAAGCTGACCGGGGTCTACGAGGCGGCGCTGAAGACGCAGGGGGAGAAGGGCGCCGATCCGCAGGAGAGCCTGCGCCAGGCCGAGCGCAGCTGGCTGCAGTTCCGCGAGGACCTGTGCAACCAGGCCCGGGACGCGGCGGCCGAGGGCAAGGGCGATCTGGCCCGCACCCGCTGCATCCGGGACGAGACCGCCCGGCAGGTCGCGCTGCTCATGGCGCTGGGATCCGCCGAATGA
- a CDS encoding lysozyme inhibitor LprI family protein, giving the protein MRLLVLFLLLAAGPVLAQDGPRYDTDGFAKCIADAEADASAAPGLRSCIGEASTQCMATPGGETTVGMVECLGHEAKDWDKLLNGYYERALKAAKAADADLAELGSAAEPAAPALQQAQRHWIAFRDSSCRYESLRYQGGTLGGPAAQDCVLRLTAEQALRLRDIAEGME; this is encoded by the coding sequence ATGCGCCTGCTTGTCCTTTTCCTTCTGCTGGCCGCCGGCCCGGTGCTGGCCCAGGATGGCCCGCGATACGATACCGATGGTTTCGCGAAATGCATCGCGGATGCGGAAGCCGATGCCAGCGCCGCGCCGGGGCTGCGAAGCTGCATTGGCGAGGCCTCGACGCAATGCATGGCGACGCCGGGCGGCGAGACCACCGTGGGCATGGTGGAATGCCTTGGCCATGAGGCGAAGGATTGGGACAAGCTGCTGAACGGCTATTACGAGCGGGCGCTGAAAGCCGCCAAGGCGGCGGATGCGGATCTGGCCGAACTCGGCTCGGCCGCCGAGCCCGCTGCCCCGGCCCTGCAGCAGGCGCAGCGCCACTGGATCGCCTTCCGCGATTCCTCGTGCCGCTATGAGAGCCTGCGCTATCAGGGCGGGACGTTGGGCGGTCCGGCGGCGCAGGATTGCGTGCTGCGCCTGACGGCCGAACAGGCCCTGCGCCTGCGCGACATCGCGGAGGGGATGGAATGA